Within the Macrobrachium rosenbergii isolate ZJJX-2024 chromosome 25, ASM4041242v1, whole genome shotgun sequence genome, the region CCTGAACAGAGTTTTTATGAAAGCATTCCGTCCGGATTTGTTTTCTTCATGTGTGGTGTTCCTGATAGGAAGTGGACGAAGCACTTATCGGTTGTAATTCCCTTTTGGGTATCAGGTGTTCTCCCCAGGTAtgatgaattcgatattaatcgatatttgtggcttaatatttgcaaatatgTAATCGTCATGCGTGTATAAGGAACAGAAATATAATACATGTTTGCAAGTGTAAATTTAATGCtccataaaaacaatattaacgcagataaaccatatatttcggtTGACGCTCCTCATCTCAGATCATTAGTCAATGTGGAGATCCGGTAGGTGGACTCGAGTATTTGTCCGGAATGTACAGGTGGGGAAAACGGCTTTGGCTGTGATGGAAATATCGATTAGCTCGCTGGTTCTGTCTTAAAAGAAGTAAGATGTCGTTCAGCTTGAGCCATCATTTGCTTGCATCCAAGCAGAATGTGTTGAGAGGTAGAATTTTATATTGTTTGCAGCTGTtctcattgttttttattcattgcgTTTTGTTTCTAGAGGAATTCATGAGAAAttgtttccagttattttttcaaattcagCGCCTGCCCTTAATGTTTTATACTTCATTTTCAGTGGTTGTCCTGTGCCTATTTTCCCAGTGTCACTTGTGAATTAATTATATTGCTGGAAcattaaacataagaaaaagtgtgtgtgtgtgtgtgtatatatatatatatatatatatatatatatatatatatatatatatatatatatatatatatatatatatatatatatatatatatatatatatatatatatatatatatatatatatatatatatatatatatatatacatatacacacacacaggtctttTTTTGCTAAATGGAACATGAAGTTTATGTGGCCGTGTGGCTTGGAATGAAGTGAAGTTCTTAGGTAGACGAATGAAGTGGCCTTACCCAGGATTAATAAGAGTACACCTGGCCTTATCGTTGAAGTACTGTGAATCGTAAATATGATGATTTACGGTATGCCAAAAAACTCTCTTATGTTTGAAAacctgatttttttaaagaaaattattaattttcaagttaaaacAGAATGCTCGATGGGAAtgatatgaaaatttcattcaccTGCTAGCGTAGATTGGGAAGACTTCCGTTCTGGAGCGGAAGAGGCATGAAAGGTAGTAAGAAGGCGTACTCAGTGGCCATGACAGCAAAGAGCTGTTCAGTGATTGTGATTACAGAAGGACTTCATGGTGACCCATTGTGGTAATACTTGACCACCAACCTTTATGCTTATTCTCAGTAATAAAGACTTGGATTCCCTCTCGTTCTTGGACTATTCTTATACTAATGTTTGTGGTGAATTTGATTGAACTTGGTGGTTGAGTCTGtgtctttgtttatgtgtgtaaacGGTTGAGAAATTCTCGTTGACTTTTTCGCTGACGGTGCAAGTTTGTCTTAATTACTCTGCTCATTTGCGCTCTTCTTTTTACTTTGCTTATACATTCTGGTCGCGACTTTCTTCTGTATAGGAGACTGGGTGAAAAGCTGGGAATGAAACCCAAAGGTAAATGAGAACTCAACACtccgaatgttaaaatttgtatttattttaaactttggaaTTCACAGCCTAACAGTTGTCATCATTGTGGTTTCGTTATTACCATTTTGTTGTGATAGCAGCAGCGATGATGATATTAATCTTGATAAGGAAACGTTAGTGAAGATTTTATAGTCTTTCTTTCTTGATGCCTGTATGCATTTGCACGGCTGTAATGTCTACTTGCATGACCACAAGAAAAATTGACAAGCGCAGGCGTTTGGTTTCTATATTTTTGGTAAGAATGGTCAAGGCAACTTTTCTAAAAGCCACTGCATCTTTGCAGTTTTATCCACATCAACTGCCTTTTATTCTCAGACTTTTTGTGTCTATCTCATCATTTATTcacctttataaaaataaaaatgacacccATACACATGTGGATAAAGGTGCAGAAATTGTCGATAAAACTGGAGCTCGAAGCTGTATTTTCTTAAACTCCCCGAACGAAACATCTTTGAAAGTTTGAGGAGGTAATTGCACGATGCTTAAGACTTCGAGAGGGTCTAATTTACGTTTCTGCCGCCGTGTCCAAAGCTTTTAGTGGTTTCAGTTCAGCGTTTTGCATATCTATAAATAACCTGCAATAACCACTGATGTGTCGTTTGCACAGTTGTGTTGTTGCTTCTGGGGACTTTTATTCTTCCATTGTTTCTTATTTTGCAATCGAAATTTATTGTGCCCGACTGTCATGATACCTAACCTATTAGTTGTGAATGCAAAAGATAGTGACAAGACTTAAAACGATGCCGCAGAGCACTGTAAACGAtacatttcagttaatttccctggtagaatgaaaggaaaagagaaaataccgAGTACAAGATAGCCAGTCTttcaattttcctcttcattcGACTAGATAAATACTCAAGAGCAACAATGGCCGAGAACTGCACATCAAAAATTCGGGCGAGGCGATTATCGTGTGTCGCGCGTATTGTCATAATAATAGGAAAAGTGATTCGAAAGggaaaaatgacaacaaaagggCGAGAATGGGAAGTCTTCGTGGGGAGACGACGGTGGTGAGAGGTAGCCGGAGAATGGAAGAGTGGAATGCAAATGACGCGCTCAAAGTACCCAcctgtaaggagaaaaaaaaagtagacaagAAAAAAAGATCTTTTACAACGGAGGAACAAAGAGACTCGGgtctttgctttttcttcttctcgtcGCAATAAGCGCATGAAAGCTCTGCCACATTGCGCTGTCAGGACGacagtgtttttcttctttcttacatACGCTGTTTGTTTATGTACTGTTAGTGGTAATCAGTTTGAGTTATTTGGGGGAAGTACCTTTTATCATTAGAAGGATTTTACTTGAAAACTTTGTCAGCCAAACAACGTTCATTTTCGGCGTCGATGACCTTTTGTGTGGTAACGTCAGGTCACTCTCAAAACCAATCAGTCGCTCTGGCAATCAGTTTCCCGTGATCTCGGgcggtgtctgtgtgtgtttgggtgggggttggggggggggttgtggtcgctgttttttttatggtttttaccGTTAAACTTCTCtagtattttctctttatatccATATCTGCAACCCCACACTTCTTCCATCATCATAATTCCTGctcttattattcatatattgcaCGTTACACtatgaaaacttatataataggCGTTCCATCTTATAGGAATGTGATTATGAGCTATATCTCCTCTTAACTATAttttttaagactctctctctctctcttgcatatacCTGCCGTCCCCTTCTATAATTGGCATCATCTCCATAATTGTCTCCATTGGTGTTGaagtcaagctctctctctctctctctctctctctctctctctctctctctctctctctctctctctctctcatatgatataGTTTGATTTCTTCAGGTACTATGCATCGGTCACTGAATAAGGTCCATAAGTTATACTGCCTATTTTTTCAACTATCGAATTCCTTAAAAGGGTTTCATTATTTGCTGTGTAAGATGGAACTTTAAACGACAAAGTAGTAAGTTGTGATTCGTTTTGACACATCTGTGTGATTTATTCTGGTATTTGAATGTAcgttttatctttaattaatgTAATCCtgtgtttttctgttgttttactagatctaaggaaagagagaaatctTTTAGTTCATCACTGGAGTATTTTGCAAAATACTCCGTTGGCCCTTTTTGTGCTATGGAACTTAGaagtgatatttcttttaaagtattttgccAGTCGGAAGTGGTTTATTGTACTTTTTGTCTCGTGAGATATACTCAGTAATCCCCAAGCTTCCTTGTTCATCagagcaactctctctctttctctcatttgtcTCAGGATGTTGATTCTAAGGTCTTGACCCAATTTTCGGGTTAATATCATCGTGTATCAgaagttaattttttgttgtctGATGTGCTATTGGGCTCTCTTTGGCCACGTGTATTAACATCACGGCGTTTCCtgagttataaatattttataatattgtgtacggtttcttctttaaaatttctTGGTAAAGCCTTTCACATGTATTAGACAGCTCGTTTGTTAGTTTATAGATCCGATAAAATTTTTATGTGCTTTCGGAGCTGTTATTGCGCGAATGTTGCATCTGTGTACtgtgtcattttgttttttatgaatgaacaataaacaaacaagtcCGTAAAgcgatgaaacaaataaaatgaccACTCCCAACGGCATTCGATCTGTATGTCTCTTCTTGATAACAAGCTTGCAGAACTAATGATTAGAGAAGCGTTAACAGATTAGGTCAGCGTAGTATGCTAAATGagtcatttttaatattattataccaGCTCTTTGCGGTTGTCAGTTCCTTGCCCTGACGTTTTTGACTTTTGGCGTTTCAACCTCGTTTCTTGCAATACTGATTGGTGTTCCTTCTCTTCGTAAAGATTCTTATTGCCGTAAGTCGAGTGTTTGTTTCCTTGGGCCTCCATTACCGAtgctattgtgtttttttttttttttcgttccttctGTCTTCTATCGCGATGCAACCATGGGAGGTCTGAAAAATATCGGTGCTTAATGATCGTTGTTGGTTTCTTGTCCTTGCTGTGACCAGACTAATAGCTTGGTCATTCCATCAATATCTAcatatttctttgtctttctgaaTGCGCTGGGTTACCAAAGGTCTCAGCAAATGGCTTTTGTGGTTGGATTTTCATATACTGCCAATCACCGTGATTGTTCTTGTCATTGAAATAACACTTGCATTGTCGAGCTTGAATGACAGCATTACTGTCACGGCCCTAATGCAGTgttatttgtctttttaacaTCAATATTTCATTGATGTTGCTAATTTTCTTTTTCGAGGGAAGCATTCACCATATATCTCGTTTATTTCTATCAGCCCTTTCTGCCATTTGTTGCAAGTACAGCCATTGTGGCCATTTATTCGTAAGGTCTCACGTATCATACTCAAGTGTTCATATCATGCATTTCAACCTTATCACTACCATATCACTACCACTGAAACCTGCAATACTATCAGCGTCTGTAGGTTCCATTCTACACGATCATTTTTATCAAGATCACATGTTAGATTTTATTATAAGTGTCAGTTGTGCCCCAGTAATCCCACACAGTACCACTGCTGTGTAATGGCCCGCGGAttccaaaagaaagtgaaaggagtTCGATCTCCTAATATAGCGAAGACCTCTGCTCCAGATGTACGATAATTGTTTTTTCCCTTCATGGTCAGTACATCGCATGTGTAGACCTTATCCTCAGGTAGGTTGAACAATGCTGCCACTGGAACTCGCTTTCTGGTAGTTTGAATTTCGTTCACATGATTTAACCAAGTCCTAAGTACAGACAAacacctatatgtatatgtatatatatatatatatatatatatatatatatatatatatatatatatatatatatatatatatatatatatatatatataatgtgtgtgtgtgtgtttattacacATATGACTTGTTTCAATTTTCTGAAAGGAAGTTACAATATCAGGGGGCCACTTTTAGGTGCAGCAAGGTAGGACAAGGGTTGTCTGACGTGTTGCTTAAAATTGTTTCATGTTGTGACGTAATGTTATAGTGAGGTCCATGCCCTTAGTTGCGACGTCGGTTTTAGGTTTGAAATCAACCGTGTTTTTAACcacatttttttcatgttttgtcttttgtcttttgttttacattttagaaGATTtggagtatattttttttatgaaatcacaTAAATTGAAAGGTTTCAAGTTTGTAAAGTTAATGTACTAACTGTGATATACAACGGTGTTTGTATTCTTTGTTcgtcattaatttcttctttatagTACCAGCAGACATCAGCACTGGAGCGTGTAGTATGTGTTAACATTTGAGAAGCGTGTTTGTGTAGTATATGCTTTTGGTGATCACACCCTCCCAAGTTAATGCCGTCATATGATGCAGTGTTAGTTTCTGCCCTCCAGTCATTCAGTCAGATGGATGTTAATTCTCGTGTTTTCTTTGCAGGGATCCCTACATTTTCAATCTCTTCGAAGTACTTCTGACGACCCTGGAAACTAAACTACGTCGAGTGGAGAACATGGACAGGGCTCTCGAAAGGCTTGTCCGTAGGTTAGATACTATGGAGGCTCGTCTTGCTGTGAACTTCAATACCACCACACAGGTGAAGTGTAGTCTTGATTATCGTTACGTTTACTGCACCCCTCTTTCAAGGTACAGTAATTTACAACCACCGCTtgctacaaaaaataattttggaggtaaaggaatgaaagagacgCGTGCATGAATGTTGTACATTTTCCTTCACGAAGGGAAAACGGGTTTTTCCTCATACTAGAAAGGAACGCCCAACGGCCCCTTTCAGAAGTCCTATTGCGTATCACATTAGGGAATAGAAGTCTTGAATTAAGCTGATTCCTATTTGAAGTAGAGTCGATAGCGCACAGCTTGAAGATGAACATGTCGATACAATAAAATGTGGGCAATCACCCGTCGTCCCAAAAGTCTTCTCAGGAAGGTGGTAAAAGTACCATTTCGAAAAGTTTTGGCCATATTCCGATCAGGTTTTCAGTGAAGAGTCTTGAAAATGACCTCACTCACGGAAGCTTGAAGAAAAACGAAGATGAATGGGTTGCGTGGGCTATTACAAGCCAAGCTGAAAAGGCAGAGCACCACAAGTTCAAAGGCCACAGTAGGAAAAGTATCCCATTATAGGAAAGGAAATAGAGAAGTAAGGAATATAAACCATgatagagaaataacaaaaaacaaacgagagaaataaaaatagataaaataaaataccaaattaaattaagataaaaaaataagtagactAATACGTGAGACTCATATCAGCCTGCTTAGCTGGAAAGCGAAAAGCATTTGCACCAAGTttcaacttttgaagttccattgATTTAATCATAGAATTAAGATTATTTCACAATTTGGTCACAACAGGAGTAAAACTTATAGAAAAGTGTGTGGTACTGTACTTCAGCGAATAAGAGGTAAGAGGTACAATTAACTACACATCTAATATTACGTGTTGATTATATAGTCTGTGAAGATTCCAATCTTTTGTGCAAGTCGGTTGGCTGCTGAAGTCTAAACAGGGGAACAGTATTCAAAatatggaagaataaaagaattgaaaCATTTTCTCAATAAAGACAGGCCTCCAAAAATCTTTTGtgtgggcgttttttttttttttttttttttgtgcaattaaagaagagagagatcgGATATGTTTCGCGAAAGTCAGTTACAATCAAGAGTAACCTctagaattttaaatgagttgcaTGTACTTTAAGAAACACAGTTAATGAAAAGATTTGAATGGGAGATCCAGTGTCCTAGACCTGCTCACAGCCATACTTTGAGTTTTGCAAGGGGTTTTGAGCTCATCCCCCAAAATTTGCACCATGCCGTAATTTTAGTAAAGTATCTAGTAAGAGATTCGGCAGCCACATGTATTTACTCACTATTGTGGATGAGTGACCACAATAAGTTAACACAGATGTTACAGATCTaggatttcataaattattttatgtgCAAATTAAAAATCTTATGGATATATTGATGCCATGCGATAGCAAGGAAAGGTTGTTCCCAATTAACAGCACCAAATCAGACACAAATCTAACATAATTAGTTTATGTGATTcgtgttaaaatgaaacatttagcTAGGATTGCacttttttacattcatataaatagaaattaaaggtaaatttcaTTACAGTTTTCAGTTTACTAAGGTCAGTGTCTGTTACAGTTTACATCATATTAAAGAGTGCATAAAAGTTCATTAACCATTTTTGTTggcaacaaaaaatttaattaaccgAATATATAGCCAAATGTCCTTCACTGTCTGCTTTCTCGAAAAGATCTTGAAGCTATTAGATAAAAAAGGCAACAACTTCAGTTCGATGGAAGAACATACATTACTTTAGTTCTAGTATCTTTTCTGAGCTCCCGCTGGTATGCATCACTGCCTGTgtttgaatatatacagtatatgtgtgagCTTCATGTACATGCTACATATAGCGTTTATTGGTCAGTGAGTTTACCCAAGACCTCCATCAATCTTCCAGATGGCACAACTCTTAGAGAACCGGTTGCTGGACCCAAAAACATTCAGAAGCAACAGCGGAAGAAGTGCCAGTGGATCAACAGAGGAAGACTTAACAAATAGCCTGATGGAGCAGCGGTTGTTCCTCCTCACTGAACATGTTGCCAGGATTGACAAGAAGCTTTCCAACATGCAGAAAGCACTTGACAGCAACTCGATTTCTCTTCCCCAAGATGAATTGGTGGCTTCAGCCTCAGAAAACTATCGTGTTGGGGTTCCCAGAGTCCAGGCACTTGAAAAGGTACGTTAACTACTTTACATATTATTAAATCTCAAGTACGGTACAGTTGAGAGAAAATGGGAGGATCAGGTTTTAAAATACTTTGGTAAACAGATCATCAGATCCCTCAGTTGCTTTTACGACATGGGTCATTTGTCTGCGGAGGTTCACGaagggatttttttatattttcagtttcatactcttcaaaactttttaatgaagattttaacTGATCTTTTTATCGCATAGAACTCCTTCCAGAATGATGAACTTACTAGATTGCAAGAGTCAATGGACATCGTGCAAGATTCCGTCAATTCCATGGACCGAAGACTTCAGATCCACATGGCTTATGTTTCTGGTGATCTGGAAAAGCTTGCAGATTCAGTCAGCGAAGTCCGTGCAGCCATTTTGGAGGATCAGACCCTTCCAGTTACTACTGATAAGCCGCCACAAGAACAACCAAGGTAATATCAAAATAGTATCATGCGTTCAATTTGCAGTCAGTCGAAAAGAAGTACCGGTAATTTAGTACTGTCTTTTATTTCCACATGATCTGCTATTTTATTAGTAAATGAGATGTGAGTTTGagtcttttttcatatttgcaatCTTCCTTCCCATGCATCTTAAAACTGCACATGAAAAGCTTTAACTTTAAATGCTAATGGCTTTCTGCATGGTTATGCTACATGATAGCATTTCTGATTAAATTTCCTCCAAATAAATACCTCATTACAAttagagtaatttttttgttaaatgattaTTTAACTACTACTGCTGTCAGTTGAAAGTATTTAACTAATGATGTTTGCCTCTAGCTGGAACACCACAATCCAAGTGGTTCCAAGGCGCACCAAAATAGATTCCCTCGTGGACAGGATGTCTCCTATGGAAACTGTTTGGGAGAAAATGGAAGAGGTATGTTTAGTGCCTTAGATTTTGTAAGATCCAAGAAATATCTGTGCATAGGAGGCTTGGGGGTTATGAGTGTTTTTTCTGTAACTGAATGTTTCTTATGATGAATTAGATTAAGTAGCTCCATGCAAAGTAAAGTTCGCAGattgacagaaaactaatatatcaCATTGTTCACAGGTTTGGGATGTGGTTGTTGGTACCAAGAGCTCCGTGGATGTGCTTGTGCCAAAGAGTGAAGAGTTATTGAATACCAGCCAGAGACAGGAACGTGCAATTTCCACCATTCAGTATGACCTTACTGAAAAAGCAAATCATATTATTCAAAACCTTGTCcaggtaaggaagggaaaatttTCGTTGCCTAATTTCCTGtggcaaaatttattttaatatttgcatgATTGCATTTTTCAGTATGTTGGCATTATTGACTGAATGGAAGCCTTTGCATTAAATGAACATTCATTATCAATAGGTTTTTGAAGGAAGGAGAGTGAAAGAAATCAATTCGCATAACAAGGGTTTATTAATTTGTCTTAAGTTGAAAACCTCACAATATTTATGACACAAACCTAATTTAGCAATATGAAACtgctttaaaattcaaaatataaatgacattataaataacaaaagaaaaatgtggtTATTTGATACTCACTTTAATATCGGTGAACATAAACGTTTCCCCAATATTTTCCAAATGCTGGAAGGGGAGTCCTTCCATAAGCACAGCAGGTAACTGTGCTTCTGGGGTTCTTTCTCCTTTCTGTATCTTTGTGCTTTCTTCCTGAGAGTCACTGGATTTCAGTCTCACTAAGCCTGCATTTCTGAAATGACAGTATTGTTATTCAACAGATTTATAATATGGTTCGCTACAGCTTTgacatttttcaagaaaacttaGCTTTCCCCTcgtttggacattttttttttttataagagcacGAGGGACATCCTTCCTTCCCTACCCTCTGAAGACAAATCCTTAGCTGCTGTCTGTTGCTGCTCCCTCTGAAGGTCCTGCAGGTCATTCATATGTGAGCTTTATTTTGCTAACCTCGACAACAGGCTTAACCTCAAAGTTGCCAAAATCCCTTTCTGCTACAGCATCTGGCCACAGTTTCATGTCAGGGCCTTGTCTATGAGGCTAGTTTAATGGAGGATGTTGAAGCGGTTCTTCCAGAATTCTCTTAAGGT harbors:
- the LOC136852521 gene encoding angiopoietin-2 isoform X1; this encodes MHMRTVFTVVLLGANFRYSTSSSSTPDEGDSSPLPEKISEDALPSEAEDVLSRVARQSERDPYIFNLFEVLLTTLETKLRRVENMDRALERLVRRLDTMEARLAVNFNTTTQMAQLLENRLLDPKTFRSNSGRSASGSTEEDLTNSLMEQRLFLLTEHVARIDKKLSNMQKALDSNSISLPQDELVASASENYRVGVPRVQALEKNSFQNDELTRLQESMDIVQDSVNSMDRRLQIHMAYVSGDLEKLADSVSEVRAAILEDQTLPVTTDKPPQEQPSWNTTIQVVPRRTKIDSLVDRMSPMETVWEKMEEVWDVVVGTKSSVDVLVPKSEELLNTSQRQERAISTIQYDLTEKANHIIQNLVQVEKTLKTMPRESKSSRDHINPVSLLHRSTQGHHVQDDTPADDPPGDLADQQGYSCSDLSSQGMIESGTYYLKIRGTTYWFLKVYCDMDTAGGGWTVIQRRDDFGEPRETFNREWDDYKHGFGNPEAEFWLGNENIYMLTNTDDYMLRVELEDFDGNRR